Part of the Benincasa hispida cultivar B227 chromosome 11, ASM972705v1, whole genome shotgun sequence genome, CTCTGCAAGTATGGCAAGCTTTCATGGATTggctctctttcttttttcatataATTGTTCAGATCGTGCGCGGTGCTCCTTCTTTGCCTCAGATTTTGTCCTACGTCGGTTTCAGATTTCCTCTTCTTCCCTCATCTGCGCCCTCTTTTAAACCCTTGCCTGCTGCTGAGCTTCCTCTTCATCAGTTTTCAGCAAAGAAACTTAGCTCTCTAAGTGATGTGGATGGTGGCGGAAGTCAAGATCGCCCTCTCGAAAAAATGACGGTAATGTTCGTCGcgttttcttctttccttctatatttttgaaaaacatctGAGGCTAAATCGATGATTGAGGACATAGTAAAAGCAGTCGACACTAGGAACTGGCTCTATTTCAGCTTGCGATTGTCTGATTTTCTGGTAGTTTAAGTTTTTTGTACGTGATTTCATTTTTTAGCTGTTATCATGTTGAATTGAATTCTCATTTCCGTTGGTAATGGACTTTTACCGTATTTGTTTTAGCTATCATTACTATCTTTATTCGGAGACCTATTGGTATAATGTTGAAAATGAATCAAGGTTACTATACAGTTTTTGCATTTAATGCTTCAATTGCTCATTCAGGTGGTTCTTGATTTAGATGAAACCTTGGTTTGTGCTTATGAAACTTCCAGTTTGCCAGCCGTTTTTCGCACTCAAGCAACAGAAGCTGGCTTGAATTGGTTTGAGCTGGAATGTGTATCCTCGGACAAGGTACCTCTAGAGATTTCTCTTTCAAGCCTACAGTATTTCTAAGCTTtctttgaaatatatattttatcgaTTAACTTTGGTGGCCCtattgaaggaaattgaagGAAAGCCAAAGATTAGTTATGTAACCGTATTCGAACGTCCTGGATTGCATGAGTTCTTGAGCCAGGCTGCTGAATTTGCTGAACTTATTTTATTCACTGCTGGTCTTGAAGGTATGGCATTGATTTATCAGTATCTTTTGCAACTTTTCTCTGGCTATTTTATTGTCATATCTGGTCTCTTGCAAATGTACAGGTTATGCTAAACCACTGGTCGACAGAATAGATACAGAGGGAAGATTTAGCCTTCGACTTTATCGACCATCAACAGTTAGCACGTAAGTGTTTCTTCTTATTTGCAGGAATAATATCTTCGGCATAATATAGTTTACTTCTATTGAGTTTGGAATCTGAGATTACTCTTTGACTGGAATAGAGCTCAATTGAGCAAGCATTTCCTTTGATGacagattttatgttttaaggcATTGTACATGTTTTTGGCTTTAGGTTCAAAGACTACATATTTGGGTTCAAAATTTATTGATTCTTGGCAGCATCTTTTTCATCCGTTCTGGCTGTTAAATATAGAGTTAGGATATGGAAATAATGACTATCTATTTAGAACTTTAaggttctttttttctttctcaatttttaaatatgtatCTTTAAATTGCAGAGAATACAGAGAACACGTAAAAGATCTAACCTGTATACAGAGAGATCTCTCACGAATTGTTATTATCGACAACAACCCTTTTAGTTTCTTGCTGCAACCAATGAATGGAATCCCATGCCTTCCATTCTCTCCAGCACAGCCTTCTGATAATCAGGTAGAAACTTCTCTTCCAATAACAACTTTCTTAACATAATTATGGATGGTCCATTAGATACTCACTTACCCTCTGTTATGTGCCTTCTTCAGCTTTTAGAGGTCCTCCTCCCCCTCCTCAAACACCTCGCCCTGGAAAAAGACGTCAGACCTATTCTATATGAAAAATTTCACATGCCTGAATGGT contains:
- the LOC120090176 gene encoding CTD nuclear envelope phosphatase 1-like, which produces MAQIGQTEVCTPRSLQVWQAFMDWLSFFFHIIVQIVRGAPSLPQILSYVGFRFPLLPSSAPSFKPLPAAELPLHQFSAKKLSSLSDVDGGGSQDRPLEKMTVVLDLDETLVCAYETSSLPAVFRTQATEAGLNWFELECVSSDKEIEGKPKISYVTVFERPGLHEFLSQAAEFAELILFTAGLEGYAKPLVDRIDTEGRFSLRLYRPSTVSTEYREHVKDLTCIQRDLSRIVIIDNNPFSFLLQPMNGIPCLPFSPAQPSDNQLLEVLLPLLKHLALEKDVRPILYEKFHMPEWFQIHGIS